Proteins from a single region of Chaetodon trifascialis isolate fChaTrf1 chromosome 10, fChaTrf1.hap1, whole genome shotgun sequence:
- the LOC139337266 gene encoding DENN domain-containing protein 5B-like, whose protein sequence is MSGTAAATGSASCRFAHYFVVCGVDTETGLEPDDGAGEAFEQSPIRRSFKSKVLVHYPESTDRNPFNKDAVNMFCMPRGLSFRTQADRLDPQFHSFTMSFDDGTRSYGFVHTFYEEVTSAQIITAMHTLCQMHHVEHHSASSASSPSSSSSSSSASSPSTSSMDSLVSSLDESDAESLAGVSACLGCAGSFDPARDTLYVSKALCLFTPLPFLQAARQFLSQLHQAVTSHTAPPLPLESYIHNILYEVPLPPPGRSLRFYGVQGPIVCQRPGPGELPLGEYPLGEAFSLLGVDNMVQLLTCALLETQVLLCSQDYQRLMTVAEGITTLLFPFQWQHIYLPIVSAPLHHLLDAPVPFLMGIQRREGAQRSSFHLPHEANLCFVDIDNHCVEAPEDLPVFPDQIELIQELSEVLLRFGLPPQGGLITKPATASPRLSSLVLEDLMEDRRNGNLGGEELAVLERLQALARRCGGEKMLDGGKTLGHVFEEEEEELKASKMNIQLREVFAGRFAAMFGRYEDFVIHSTLDLDSWLSNREGTFSFDKGSFLAVQPRTHLHFLSRFLETSMFSAFVDGKVISRWADREPMQQLFDSRLERERLYDTDEEDSRNCRYRKCTLLFESAQAIERRLLKADHTAIHPHLLDMRIGQGRHQQGYFPKLQADVLAQGQNTNKWSSRVTASRRTDPKKSTVNDRSGVDTEQRQKHTFTRKNLRQSKLLDSSPQAVTQTHREFVDGLLSECRLKTKRMLMERMGKESVELGQGEANITGLQENTLIHGLCDLLERTWGHGLQLKQGKSALWSHLLHYQVAQGKTEAPAESPGSNGSDQRTFDDGAQVLKGSLIQDMRFIQTMSEGLSEVGQARAWIHLALEKKMLSQHLKELLTNQELLRQLYKPHAFLLCEEEREQFLFHLLSLNTVDYLCFTRVFTSISIPYRVVIIPMKKLSIAMATVNPWVCVSGELGDSGVRQISKNTQEIFFQCKNLGRLSTLQLGQENSGLLAKCLIDCVMVYNEITGHTYKFPCGRWLGKGVGDGSLERVLIGQLVSPGGEEDAGRWTGTPPELASPSQSVRTVLGSLGSRSRMLSVEVQEDMREAANNLVKHFHKPEQERGNLTVLLCGEGGLVLSLEKFLLHGIKSNRLFQRNVFVWDFVEKAVVSIETADQMGDLHGSTLTKGPPCDSLCHYVNAINASPRNIGKEGKFQLFVCLGIRDRLLSQWLPLLAEFPLTARMYEEGALLRDRAAVLSLSRILYTLNEFTITLETALVKGVDL, encoded by the exons ATGAGCGGGACCGCAGCGGCCACAGGATCGGCTTCATGCCGTTTCGCCCActattttgttgtgtgtggaGTGGACACGGAGACGGGCCTGGAGCCGGACGATGGAGCAG gaGAGGCCTTTGAGCAGAGTCCCATTCGACGCTCCTTCAAGTCAAAGGTTCTGGTGCACTACCCTGAAAGCACAGACAGGAACCCCTTCAATAAAGATGCTGTCAACATG TTCTGTATGCCGAGGGGTCTTTCCTTCCGCACGCAGGCGGACCGGCTTGATCCTCAGTTCCACTCATTCACCATGTCTTTTGACGATGGCACGCGTTCCTACGGCTTCGTCCACACCTTCTACGAGGAGGTGACCAGTGCTCAGATTATCACTGCCATGCACACTCTCTGCCAGATGCACCATGTGGAGCACCATTCagcttcctctgcctcctctccctcctcctcctcctcgtcttcatctGCTTCTTCACCTTCCACCTCCAGCATGGACTCGCTTGTGAGCAGCTTGGATGAGTCAGACGCCGAGTCTCTGGCCGGGGTGTCTGCTTGTCTCGGCTGTGCAGGCTCCTTCGATCCGGCTCGGGACACTCTGTATGTGTCCAAAGCGCTCTGTCTCTTCACGCCGCTCCCCTTCCTTCAAGCTGCTCGACAGTTCCTGTCTCAGCTGCACCaggctgtgacatcacacacagccccacccctccctctggAGAGCTACATCCATAATATCCTCTACGAGGTGCCCCTGCCTCCCCCCGGCAGGTCGTTGAGGTTCTACGGGGTGCAGGGACCCATTGTGTGCCAGCGGCCTGGCCCTGGTGAGCTTCCACTGGGGGAGTACCCTCTTGGAGAGGCATTTTCCCTGCTGGGTGTGGACAATATGGTGCAACTACTTACCTGTGCACTTCTGGAGACACAAGTCCTGCTTTGTTCTCAAG ACTACCAGCGTTTGATGACAGTGGCAGAGGGCATCACCACCTTGCTATTCCCATTCCAGTGGCAACACATCTACCTGCCCATTGTTTCCGCACCGTTGCATCACCTCCTGGATGCTCCTGTACCGTTCCTGATGGGTATCCAGCGCAGAGAGGGAGCTCAGCGGTCCTCCTTCCACCTTCCACACGAG GCCAACCTGTGTTTTGTAGACATTGACAACCACTGTGTTGAGGCCCCCGAGGACCTTCCCGTGTTTCCAGACCAGATCGAGCTAATCCAGGAACTGAGTGAGGTGCTGCTGCGTTTTGGGCTCCCACCACAGGGCGGTCTGATCACTAAGCCTGCCACCGCCTCCCCTCGCCTGAGCAGCCTTGTGCTGGAGGATCTGATGGAGGACAGAAGGAACGGGAACCTCGGAGGCGAGGAGCTGGCggtgctggagaggctgcaggCTCTGGCACGAAGGTGCGGGGGAGAAAAAATGTTAGATGGCGGGAAGACGTTGGGCCACgtgtttgaggaggaggaggaagagctgaaggccTCAAAGATGAACATTCAGCTGAGGGAGGTGTTTGCTGGACGTTTTGCTGCCATGTTTGGCAGGTATGAGGACTTTGTCATCCACAGCACTCTTGATTTGGACTCCTGGTTGAGCAACCGAGAGGGGACGTTCAGTTTTGACAAG GGTTCCTTCCTCGCAGTTCAGCCTAGGACACACTTGCACTTTTTGTCCCGGTTCCTGGAGACAtccatgttttctgcttttgtggATGGGAAGGTGATATCTCGCTGGGCAGATAGAGAGCCAATGCAACAGCTATTTGACAGCCGTCTGGAGAGAGAGCGACTGTATGACACAGACGAAGAGGACTCCCGTAACTGTCGCTACAGGAAATGCACCTTGCTCTTTGAGTCAG ctcagGCCATTGAGCGCAGGCTGCTGAAGGCTGACCACACAGCTATACACCCCCATCTGCTGGACATGAGGATTGGCCAGGGTCGTCACCAGCAGGGCTACTTCCCCAAGCTGCAGGCTGATGTGCTCGCACAGGGACAAAACACCAACAA GTGGTCCAGTCGTGTTACAGCTTCACGTAGGACCGACCCCAAGAAATCAACGGTGAACGATCGCTCTGGAGTGGACACTGAACAGAGACAG AAGCACACATTTACAAGGAAGAACCTCCGCCAGTCTAAGCTGCTTGACTCATCGCCTCAAGCTGTCACTCAGACTCACCGAGAGTTTGTCGACGGGCTGCTGAGCGAGTGTCGTCTGAAG ACCAAACGGATGTTGATGGAGAGGATGGGGAAGGAGAGCGTGGAACTGGGTCAGGGAGAGGCCAACATCACAGGCCTGCAGGAGAACACACTCATCCACGGACTGTGTGACCTACTGGAGAGAACCTGGGGCCATggtctgcagctgaaacag GGGAAGTCTGCTCTTTGGTCCCATCTGCTTCACTACCAGGTGGCCCAGGGGAAGACGGAGGCACCAGCTGAGTCTCCAG GGTCTAATGGTTCGGACCAGAGAACCTTTGATGATGGCGCTCAGGTTCTGAAAGGATCCTTAATACAAGACATGAG ATTTATCCAGACCATGAGTGAGGGTCTGTCTGAAGTGGGTCAGGCTCGGGCCTGGATCCACCTGGCTCTGGAGAAGAAAATGCTATCCCAACACCTGAAAGAGCTGCTTACAAACCAGGAGCTGCTCAG GCAGCTCTATAAACCTCATGCATTCCTGCTCTGTGAGGAAGAAAGGGAGCAGTTTTTGttccaccttctctctctcaacacTGTGGACTACCTCTGCTTCACACGCGTCTTCACCTCCATCA GTATTCCATACCGTGTTGTTATAATACCCATGAAGAAGCTGAGCATTGCAATGGCAACAGTTAAcccatgggtgtgtgtgtcaggagagCTGGGTGATTCAGGAGTGAGACAGATATCAAAGAATACACAGGAGAtttttttccag tgcaagAACCTGGGCAGGCTGAGCACTCTGCAGCTGGGACAGGAGAACTCTGGCCTGCTGGCCAAGTGTCTGATAGACTGTGTGATGGTGTATAATGAGATCACTGGACACACCTACAA GTTCCCTTGCGGCCGATGGCTAGGGAAAGGCGTGGGTGATGGCAGCTTGGAGAGAGTTCTCATTGGTCAGCTGGTGTCAcctggtggagaggaggatgctggaaGGTGGACAGGGACGCCTCCGGAGCTGGCCTCTCCTTCCCAGAGTGTGCGGACAGTGCTGGGATCGCTTGGCAGCCGAAGCA GAATGCTGTCTGTTGAAGTACAAGAGGACATGAGGGAGGCAGCAAATAACCTTGTTAAACACTTCCACAAACCTGAACAAGAG AGGGGAAACTTGACCGTCTTGTTATGTGGTGAAGGAGGTCTGGTGCTTTCCTTGGAGAAGTTCCTCCTGCATGGGATCAAATCCAATCGTCTTTTCCAGAGGAACGTATTTGTTTGGGACTTTGTGG AGAAGGCAGTGGTTTCCATAGAGACGGCTGATCAGATGGGGGACCTGCATGGATCAACACTGACAAAGGGTCCTCCCTGTGACTCACTGTGCCACTATGTCAACGCCATCAACGCCTCACCACGAAACATTGGAAAAGAGGGCAAGTTCCAGCTGTTCGTCTGCCTGGGAATCAG GGACCGGCTTCTCTCTCAGTGGCTCCCCCTGCTGGCAGAGTTTCCCCTGACAGCTCGGATGTACGAGGAAGGTGCTCTGCTGCGGGACCGTGCCGCTgtactctccctctctcgcatCCTATACACACTCAATGAGTTTACCATCACCCTGGAGACTGCACTGGTTAAAGGAGTTGACCTCTGA